A portion of the Bifidobacterium bifidum ATCC 29521 = JCM 1255 = DSM 20456 genome contains these proteins:
- a CDS encoding YccF domain-containing protein → MRVISNILWIILGGLIIAIGWALIGLVLCVTIIGIPLGLQAFKMAGLTLTPFGKTVRYGGGVGSTLANIIWVVLVGFWMALSYVGAGLLNCITIIGIPFGIQSFKMAKLALWPFGADIVSL, encoded by the coding sequence ATGAGAGTTATCAGCAATATTCTGTGGATTATCCTAGGCGGTCTGATCATCGCCATCGGCTGGGCGCTGATCGGGCTCGTGCTGTGCGTGACGATCATCGGCATTCCGCTGGGCCTCCAGGCATTCAAGATGGCAGGGCTCACTCTGACGCCGTTCGGCAAAACCGTCCGCTACGGTGGCGGTGTCGGCTCGACGCTGGCCAACATCATCTGGGTCGTGCTCGTCGGCTTTTGGATGGCGCTCAGTTACGTGGGCGCCGGCCTGCTGAACTGCATCACGATCATCGGCATCCCGTTCGGCATCCAGTCGTTCAAGATGGCGAAACTGGCGCTCTGGCCGTTCGGCGCGGACATCGTCAGCCTGTGA
- a CDS encoding GNAT family N-acetyltransferase: MNDSSSTIADVTSVAAVSTASSSTAATPRRPAVRLRTLRRDDYPALIEILRRTWYSEWSGGQKADSDCSRRLAEADFHSCLARSSEATVAVLHGRPVGVILARVDINVPKRLCLLPNRHHRHIIRTLFPLLFSTAGRSGIAEMLRINRVDRRLIRGAKNRYDAEVTLFLVDERIRGGGVGGFLFDDLLERFRRVGVRRYYLFTDTGCNVGFYTRRGLTHRREEKVEWDDGGSTVFYLEEGTV; this comes from the coding sequence ATGAACGATTCCTCGAGCACGATTGCGGATGTGACCTCGGTCGCCGCGGTTTCGACAGCATCGTCATCGACAGCAGCGACCCCGCGTCGCCCCGCAGTGCGTCTGCGCACCTTGCGGCGCGACGATTATCCTGCGCTGATCGAGATTCTGCGGCGTACATGGTACAGCGAATGGTCAGGCGGCCAAAAAGCGGACAGCGATTGTTCCCGTCGGCTGGCGGAGGCGGACTTCCATTCATGTCTGGCGCGCTCTTCCGAGGCGACCGTCGCGGTGCTGCACGGCCGGCCGGTGGGCGTGATATTGGCGCGGGTCGACATCAATGTTCCGAAACGATTGTGCCTCCTGCCGAACCGGCACCATCGTCATATCATCAGGACATTGTTCCCGTTGCTGTTTTCGACCGCAGGTCGCTCCGGCATTGCTGAAATGCTGCGTATCAACCGTGTCGACAGACGGCTGATACGAGGGGCAAAGAACCGATACGACGCCGAGGTGACGCTCTTCCTGGTCGACGAGCGAATCCGTGGCGGGGGAGTGGGCGGCTTCCTGTTCGATGATCTGCTGGAACGGTTCCGCCGCGTTGGCGTCCGGCGGTACTATTTGTTTACCGACACCGGCTGCAATGTCGGTTTTTATACGCGTCGCGGCCTGACGCACAGGCGCGAGGAGAAGGTCGAATGGGATGACGGCGGCTCGACCGTTTTTTATCTTGAGGAAGGAACGGTATAG